Proteins from a single region of Paenibacillus sp. BIHB 4019:
- the mdh gene encoding malate dehydrogenase gives MAIKRRKITVVGAGFTGATTALMAAQKELGDVVLVDIPQLENPTKGKALDMLESTPVQGLDVNIIGTSDYADTKDSDVVIITAGIARKPGMSRDDLVNTNAGIVKSVCENVKATSPNAYVIILSNPVDAMTYVAYQALGFPKNRVIGQSGVLDTARYCTFIAQELNVSVEDVRGFVLGGHGDDMVPLVRYSNAGGIPIEKLIPAERIEAIVQRARVGGGEIVNLLGNGSAYYAPAAALVQMTEAILKDKKRIIPVIAYLEGEYGYDDLFMGVPAVIGGDGIEKVLELDLTAEEKAALDQSAQSVRTVIQIVTA, from the coding sequence ATGGCAATCAAACGCAGAAAAATTACTGTTGTTGGAGCAGGCTTCACAGGCGCTACAACTGCCCTGATGGCAGCACAAAAAGAGCTAGGCGACGTTGTGCTCGTCGATATTCCACAATTGGAAAACCCGACAAAGGGCAAAGCGCTTGACATGCTTGAATCGACACCAGTACAAGGCCTTGATGTTAACATTATCGGGACTTCTGACTATGCAGATACGAAGGATTCCGATGTCGTTATAATTACTGCGGGCATTGCCCGTAAACCCGGCATGAGCCGTGACGATCTTGTTAACACGAACGCGGGTATCGTGAAATCCGTTTGTGAGAACGTAAAGGCAACAAGCCCTAACGCTTATGTCATTATTCTTAGCAACCCGGTTGATGCTATGACTTACGTTGCTTACCAAGCGCTTGGTTTCCCTAAAAATCGCGTTATCGGCCAATCCGGCGTTCTTGACACTGCTCGTTACTGCACATTTATTGCGCAAGAGCTTAACGTTTCCGTGGAGGATGTTCGCGGCTTCGTGCTTGGCGGTCATGGCGACGATATGGTTCCACTTGTTCGGTATTCCAACGCTGGCGGTATTCCTATTGAGAAGCTGATCCCGGCTGAGCGCATTGAAGCTATCGTGCAGCGCGCTCGTGTTGGCGGCGGCGAAATCGTTAATTTGCTCGGCAACGGCAGCGCATATTATGCGCCAGCTGCAGCGCTTGTGCAAATGACAGAAGCGATTTTGAAGGACAAAAAACGCATTATTCCAGTTATCGCTTACCTTGAAGGCGAATATGGCTATGACGATCTGTTCATGGGCGTACCCGCAGTTATTGGCGGCGATGGCATTGAGAAAGTGCTGGAGCTTGATTTGACAGCAGAAGAAAAGGCTGCGCTTGATCAATCGGCGCAATCGGTTCGAACTGTCATCCAAATCGTAACTGCTTAA
- the icd gene encoding NADP-dependent isocitrate dehydrogenase encodes MAQFEKFALPTEGDKITIDNGVLNVPSNPIIPFIEGDGTGRDIWRASKRVLDAAVAKAYGGDKKIAWYEVFAGEKAFNEYGEWLPADTLTAIREYIVAIKGPLTTPIGGGIRSLNVALRQELDLYVCLRPVRYFNGVPSPVKRPELVDMVIFRENTEDIYAGIEYQEGSAEVKKVINFLQTEMGVNKIRFPETSGIGIKPVSKEGSQRLARAAIEYALKHGRKSLTLVHKGNIMKFTEGAFKNWGYEVAETEFAEQTFTWGQYDRIKEAEGTEAANAAQAAAEAAGKLIVKDAIADIALQQVLTRPTDFDVIATLNLNGDYLSDALAAQVGGIGIAPGANINYLTGHAIFEATHGTAPKYADKDVVNPGSVILSGVMLLEHLGWQEAADLIYKGLEASINNKTVTYDFARLMDGAKEVKCSEFADEVINNF; translated from the coding sequence ATGGCTCAATTCGAAAAATTCGCATTACCTACTGAAGGCGACAAAATCACTATCGACAACGGTGTGCTGAACGTTCCTAGCAATCCAATCATTCCTTTCATCGAAGGCGACGGCACAGGCCGCGACATCTGGCGCGCTTCGAAACGCGTGCTTGACGCAGCTGTAGCGAAAGCTTACGGCGGCGACAAAAAGATCGCTTGGTACGAAGTTTTTGCCGGCGAGAAAGCATTCAATGAATACGGCGAGTGGTTGCCAGCTGATACGCTGACAGCAATTCGTGAATATATCGTAGCAATCAAAGGTCCTTTGACTACGCCAATCGGCGGCGGTATCCGTTCCCTGAACGTAGCGCTTCGCCAAGAGCTTGACCTGTACGTATGCCTTCGTCCTGTTCGTTACTTTAACGGTGTTCCTTCCCCTGTAAAACGCCCTGAGCTGGTTGACATGGTTATTTTCCGTGAAAACACAGAGGACATTTATGCAGGTATCGAGTACCAAGAAGGTTCCGCAGAAGTGAAAAAAGTGATCAACTTCCTGCAAACTGAAATGGGCGTTAACAAAATCCGTTTCCCTGAAACTTCCGGTATCGGCATCAAGCCGGTTTCCAAAGAAGGTTCGCAGCGTCTTGCCCGCGCAGCAATTGAATATGCGCTTAAGCATGGCCGCAAGTCGCTTACACTGGTACACAAAGGCAACATCATGAAATTTACAGAAGGAGCTTTCAAAAACTGGGGCTACGAAGTAGCTGAAACAGAATTTGCAGAGCAAACCTTCACTTGGGGTCAATATGACCGCATTAAAGAAGCAGAAGGCACAGAAGCTGCAAATGCAGCACAAGCAGCTGCTGAAGCGGCTGGCAAGCTGATCGTGAAGGACGCTATTGCGGACATCGCTTTGCAGCAAGTTCTGACTCGTCCAACTGACTTCGACGTAATCGCAACGCTGAACCTGAACGGTGACTACCTGTCCGATGCACTTGCAGCGCAAGTTGGCGGTATCGGTATCGCTCCAGGAGCAAACATCAACTACTTGACTGGACATGCTATTTTTGAAGCTACGCATGGTACAGCTCCTAAATATGCAGATAAAGACGTTGTTAACCCAGGCTCGGTTATTCTCTCCGGCGTAATGCTGCTTGAGCACCTTGGCTGGCAGGAAGCGGCTGACCTGATCTACAAAGGTCTGGAAGCATCGATCAACAACAAAACAGTAACTTATGACTTTGCCCGCTTGATGGATGGCGCTAAAGAAGTGAAATGCTCCGAGTTCGCTGACGAGGTTATCAACAACTTCTAG
- the citZ gene encoding citrate synthase, producing MTATKGLEGIVAASSSISSIIDGVLTYRGIDIDDLAENATFEEVAYLLWYGKLPNRSELAKLQEQLDAYTAIPEGVIQQIKLYPKDTNSMAALRTAISSLALYDESANEMTAEANQLKAIKLQAQLPAVVAAFARIREGKDPIAPKKGVSIAHNFLYMLTGKDPEEVAVKALDQALVLHADHELNASTFAARVTVATLSDIYSGVTSAIGALKGPLHGGANEAVMVMLEEIGSLANVEPYINNALANKQKIMGFGHRVYKNGDPRAKHLQKMSQELGKLTGNLELYEMSIKIEELVTGQKGLKPNVDFYSASVYTTLGIARDLFTPIFAISRVSGWSAHILEQYENNRLIRPRADYIGPVNAKYIPIDER from the coding sequence ATGACAGCAACTAAAGGTCTGGAAGGAATTGTCGCCGCTTCTTCGTCAATCAGCTCGATTATTGACGGAGTGTTGACATACCGCGGTATAGATATTGATGATTTGGCAGAAAATGCGACATTTGAAGAGGTTGCCTATTTGTTATGGTATGGCAAACTGCCTAATCGTTCCGAGCTAGCAAAACTGCAAGAGCAGTTAGATGCATACACAGCAATTCCTGAAGGCGTTATCCAGCAAATTAAGCTGTACCCGAAGGACACGAATTCGATGGCGGCACTTCGTACAGCAATTTCAAGCCTTGCTCTATATGATGAGTCGGCTAATGAAATGACTGCTGAAGCTAATCAGCTGAAAGCGATTAAGTTGCAGGCGCAATTGCCAGCCGTTGTAGCAGCGTTCGCTCGCATTCGTGAAGGCAAAGATCCAATTGCTCCGAAGAAAGGCGTATCCATCGCCCATAACTTCCTGTACATGCTTACGGGCAAAGATCCTGAAGAGGTTGCAGTGAAAGCGCTTGATCAGGCACTTGTGCTGCATGCTGACCATGAGCTTAACGCATCTACATTTGCGGCACGTGTAACGGTAGCGACTTTATCTGACATTTATTCCGGTGTTACCTCGGCAATCGGCGCGCTCAAAGGCCCGCTGCATGGCGGCGCTAATGAAGCGGTAATGGTTATGCTGGAGGAAATCGGCTCCCTTGCCAATGTTGAGCCATATATCAACAATGCGCTTGCGAACAAGCAGAAGATTATGGGCTTCGGTCACCGCGTTTACAAAAACGGCGATCCACGCGCCAAGCATCTGCAAAAGATGTCGCAAGAGCTCGGCAAGCTGACTGGAAATTTGGAGCTTTATGAAATGTCGATCAAGATCGAAGAGCTCGTTACCGGCCAAAAAGGCCTTAAGCCAAACGTAGATTTCTACTCTGCTTCCGTCTATACGACACTAGGCATTGCTCGTGATCTATTTACGCCAATTTTTGCGATTAGCCGCGTTTCCGGCTGGAGTGCTCATATTCTTGAGCAATACGAGAACAATCGCTTGATTCGTCCTCGCGCCGACTATATCGGTCCAGTCAACGCGAAATATATTCCAATCGACGAGCGCTAA
- the ppx gene encoding exopolyphosphatase — protein MNEHRIGIIDIGSNSVRLVVYERTAHGAHRVIDGSKRPARLSERIDEQGNLSAEAMSELLGTLSHFRLICAHNRTGEIRAVATAAIRNASNRVVILEAIKAETGLDIELLSGEQEAAFGFLGMINAMDLEDGLLVDIGGGSTEVSLFRGRKLQHSVSFPFGCVSLNRRFASKGMLSDEALRALDNAALEAFKSVPWLTKAQGLPMIGVGGTARALGKIHQAATNYPFHQTHNYAIPGGDAEMVFDQLRALPLDKRSKFPGLSKDRVDVIVPGLAVLRQLYKLTKASGYIICGAGLRDGIFHDTRFSQESTHQDVLGFSLHNISMLHPAAPMQHVSQVNRLALQLYDELRELHQMPSRSRILLDAASSLFRIGASIDYYDYAKHTFYLIVNSHLNGLSHKEILITASIASYKSKSRARQQLRPYKEMLVESDYELIGRLGTLLQLASALDRSETQALSRLAVSLTPEQLKLHAVRPSSSLTVERLEVGELAPEFSKLWKLTPVLELPDYIQA, from the coding sequence ATGAATGAACATCGCATTGGTATTATAGATATAGGCTCCAACTCGGTGAGGCTCGTTGTTTATGAGCGAACAGCACACGGAGCACACCGCGTCATTGACGGGAGCAAACGCCCGGCACGCCTGAGTGAACGAATTGACGAGCAAGGCAATCTATCGGCTGAGGCAATGAGCGAGCTGCTCGGCACACTCAGCCATTTCCGCTTAATTTGCGCCCACAACCGAACGGGAGAAATCCGCGCAGTGGCAACAGCGGCTATTCGCAACGCTTCGAACCGCGTGGTAATTTTGGAAGCGATAAAAGCCGAAACCGGCCTTGATATAGAACTGCTTAGCGGCGAGCAAGAGGCCGCCTTTGGCTTCCTTGGGATGATTAATGCGATGGACCTGGAGGATGGTCTATTAGTCGATATTGGCGGCGGCAGCACGGAGGTATCGCTGTTTCGCGGACGCAAGCTGCAGCATTCCGTCTCCTTTCCTTTTGGCTGCGTAAGCCTGAATCGGCGTTTCGCCTCCAAAGGCATGCTCAGCGACGAGGCGTTGCGCGCGCTGGACAATGCAGCGCTCGAAGCCTTCAAGTCCGTTCCATGGCTCACCAAAGCGCAGGGCCTGCCCATGATTGGCGTCGGGGGCACCGCAAGAGCGCTGGGTAAAATCCATCAAGCGGCGACGAACTACCCTTTTCATCAAACACATAATTATGCGATACCCGGAGGCGACGCCGAAATGGTGTTTGACCAGCTGCGGGCCCTGCCGCTGGACAAACGCAGCAAGTTTCCCGGCCTGTCCAAAGATCGGGTGGACGTTATTGTGCCTGGCTTAGCCGTGCTGCGCCAGCTTTACAAGCTGACTAAAGCTTCAGGCTATATCATTTGCGGTGCCGGATTGCGCGACGGCATTTTTCATGACACACGATTTTCGCAAGAGTCTACTCATCAGGATGTGCTGGGCTTCAGCCTGCATAACATCAGCATGCTTCATCCCGCTGCACCGATGCAGCATGTATCGCAGGTAAATCGGCTTGCTTTGCAATTGTATGATGAGCTGAGAGAACTGCACCAAATGCCATCGCGATCGCGGATTTTGCTTGATGCCGCTTCCAGCCTGTTCCGAATTGGCGCTTCCATTGACTACTACGATTACGCCAAGCATACGTTTTATTTAATCGTCAACTCGCATTTGAATGGATTGTCCCATAAGGAAATTTTGATTACAGCTTCGATCGCATCTTATAAAAGCAAAAGCCGGGCACGTCAGCAGCTCCGTCCTTACAAAGAAATGCTTGTCGAGTCCGACTATGAGTTAATCGGCAGGCTGGGCACGCTGCTGCAGCTCGCCTCAGCGCTTGACCGCAGCGAGACACAGGCGCTAAGCAGGCTGGCCGTCTCTCTTACGCCTGAGCAGCTTAAGCTGCACGCCGTACGTCCTAGCAGCTCGCTGACCGTTGAGCGTCTGGAGGTAGGCGAGCTCGCTCCCGAGTTTTCCAAGCTGTGGAAGCTGACTCCTGTGCTTGAGCTGCCTGATTATATTCAGGCATAG